The window AGTGGATGATTTCACCTTTATCCACGTCTTCGTCTACATGAATCTCAGCTTCACATTCAGGGCAGGCAGATAACGGCAAGGTCGTAATCCTCCGTGAAAAAATGGGCAGAATCTAGTCTGCACTTAATTGATGATTGCTTCTCAAGATCTGAGAAATCCCAGTGCGTGACGATGACAGCTATTTATGGCTAGATGCTCGCCACGAGCGCGAAGAATCTAAACTATGTCTGCGTTGTTTGGCAATCCTTCAAAAGCCAGTGCTACAGACTCACTCCACAATCTGCATATTGTGGTTTTGGATGAGCATCCTTGCTCGTGGTGGCTCCTGAAAAGTCGCGAAAAGCCAGTATTAACAGGGGCGCTAGACCCTACAGGTGAGATTTAGCCTGAAAAAACAGGTGTTTTATCCAATTTACAAGTAATTTGCCTTGCGCCTATATACCAGCTACGGTATACTCTCGCCCGTTTTGGCACAATATAATGTGATAACAATTGAGCCTCTTGATTAGCGCTCGCGGAGAAAAACGTCGCAAAAAGTGCTTGGCTTTGAGGGAGTGTGAAGCCCACGAAATCAGGCTTGGTTTATTCGACGCTTTCGTGAGTAAAAGGGTCGGAGTTTGCAATTTTAACTTCGGAATTGAACTAAAACTGCCGGTTTGCCTTTCGCCATGTTCGATCTTGGGCATCGCAGCAAGCGCGGCTTGAAATAAACCCATCTTAAAAGGAGAAATTTAAATGGCAGCAAAATTGATGACTAAGAGCCAGATGGCAGCTCATCTCGCGGACAAGTTCGGTATGTCGAAAAAAGCCGCGAATGAAGTGTTGGACGAAGTTGCCGCAGTCGCGGTCGCACAGACCAAAAAAGCAGGTGCATTCACACTGCCGGGTATTGGCAAACTCGTCAAAGCTCACCGTAAAGCGCGCAAAGGTCGCAACCCAGCGACAGGTGCTGAGATTAAGATTCCAGCTAAGACCGTTGTCAAATTCCGCGTGGCGAAGGCTTGCAAAGATGCCATCGTTCCGCCGAAGAAGTAGTTTTTAGAACAGATTCAAAACAAAAAGAGTGGCGTTTAGAACTATGCTAAGCGCCGCTCTTTTCTTTTTTTGATGTCCCTAGGTTGCCAGTCTAAAACTTCTTCACGATGCACAAAGCAACAATCAATAGAATCATTACAAATGAGCCAATCGCAAACCAATTTCCATGGGTTGTATAAAACGTTTGACCTCGACGCAATTGTGCTTGCCAATGCTGTGTTTTGGTCTGAAAAGAGGGCAAGGGATCAACCACTTGTCCGTCAGCGGTCAGCAGAGCACTGACGCCTGAATTCGTGACGCGAATCAGGTCACGACCGTTTTCAATCGCTCGCAAGCGCGCGTGAGCTAGATGCTGGCGCGCCCCGGCTGTGGATCCAAACCAGGCATCGTTCGAAACATTTACCAATAAAGTTGCTCCATTCTTGACGAAGCTGCGAACAAGATCAGGATAAGCCGCTTCATAGCAGATAAAAGCTCCAACGCGAGCAAAATTGGTTGTGCGCTCAATCGCTCCGGCTTTTGCGGAATCACTGTTGTTGATCAAACCTTCTCGTTCAGTAGACAGGCGCAATGTGTTGACTACCGGGACGGTTCCCGGTGTGAAGCCGCCGACGCCGGATGTGGCAAAGGCTTCAACAGTTTTTCCCAAAACAGACCTGAATGGTATGTATTCACCAAACGGAACCAATCGGATTTTGTCATAACGTTTCATTGGGTTGACGACAGGCTGATTGGGGAAAGCTACAGAACTCTTGTTTGGCTTCAAAACATGGATGCTGTTGTAATAACGCCAATCGTCTCGCGTGATTGTGTTCAATATCAAATAGCTGCCAGTTTCACTTGCCAGGGTATCCAATCGCTCACGCAGAGCGGAATCGGTTTCATAAAACAGTGCCAAGGGGGATTCAGCCCAAATGACCAGATCGGCGGCCTTGTTCGGAGTGCGCGCAACGGCTTCTTTGGTCAAATTGATGTTAGTTTGCAGGTCACGCTCAAAAGTTTCCGGCAATTGATCAGAATCCGGCGGAAGGTTCGGTTGCACACCAATCACCGAAACTGACGCGATGCGGGAAATATTCGATTCGGAATTTGCGGTTGGGAGTAGTAACGCGGCACCGCATAAGACAACCAGTAATGCGACCATACGGGAGACGCCTTGTTCTTTTAGCCGCAGCGACAAAACAAGCAATGTGCTCACCGCGACCAGTTCCGCGCTGAGCAAATAAACACCGCCGTATTGTGACAGGCGCGCGATGAAAAAGTGATTGACCTGAGAGACACCGAGATCATTCCAGGTTACGCCCGTTACGATTGGGCGCAGCCATTCGGTTGCAACCCAGACAAAGGGGGCCGCCGCAATGCTGGCCCAACCAAACCGCCCAAACCGGTTTACGAAAAACGAAATCGTTACGGCAAACATTGCTGGAAACAATGCCAGCACCGATGCGAATAGAAAGGCTACGGCATAAGCAATGACAGTCGCCATTCCACCAAAATAAACCATGGAATGCGCGATCCAGTTTTCGGCAAAAAACGTAAAAAGGACACCGGCCAACCAACCCAGCCAAGCTGCCCGGCGCAGCGAAACGCCTTGAGCCAGCACTGATAGCAAGGGGGCCAAGGCCACCCAAGCCAGAAAATCCAATCCAAAATTGGGAAAGGAGAGCACCAATAAAACGGCGGTCATCACAGCGAATATTGAATGACGGAGCAAACTGTTCGCCGCAAAAGAAGGCTTTTTCATTGTCTGTTCATTTTCCTTTGCCGGCGGGTAGGTTGGAATTGGCGGGTAACTGAGTCGGATTACAGTCCGCAATGCCTGGAGCACAGTTTTGGACGATTTTGACGACGGTGTAGCCGGATTTGTGCAATTCGTCGCGCAAGTAATCGGCGCCTTCCAGTTTGGTCAAGGGGCCAATTTTGACCACGTACCCGGAGCTTGTTGAATCCGAACTGATTTCCGTGGCAACGTTGTGTTGGTTTTTCAACTCAGATGCCAATCGTTCAGCCGTCGGAATGCTTTGAAATCCGGGCACCTGCACGGTGAAACCGGTTCCGTCTTTCGACATTTCCAGTTGTGCGGCGGATGATGAAATGTAGGTCACCAGAATGCCGGAAGCGAAGTAAAGCGAGCACAAGAGAGCCAGTGAAAAGAAGGCCATCAGAGCCAGTTTGTCTCTTGAGTTGAGATGCCGTAAAGCTTTGAACATAGCTGATCGCAATTTGCCAGAAAGTTTTTGTTTTGAACGCACGAATTGTAGCAGATTCCGAATTTGATGCACCAAAGCCGCAGCTTGCGTAATCCGCTGGGCATGAACAAAATGTTTTTATCTGACGAAAACAACATTCATAAAACCGAAAGGACGAAATATGCAGAAAGGTTTATTGCATCTCGCCATGCTCGTCGCATTGTGCGGGATGACTGCTTTGCCGATGGTCAACGCTCAACATAAATCTTCCAGATCAAGGAAATCGTCAACTCTTCAGAACAAAAAATCAGTCAGCGGAAATGACAGCGAAGCCCGGCTGCGTAAACGTGCCGACAGACTTCATCATGCCAGCATTGTTGTGGACACGCACAATGACATCACTTCGCCGATTACGGATGAAAATTTCGATATGCGTGAGCGCGACACCACAGGCAAAATTCAAACCGATATTCCGCGAATGAAAGCAGGCGGACTAGGCGCGGAATTTTTCTCGATTTATGTGGCCGCGAAATATGCAAAAGAAGGCGGCGCGGCGCGGCGCGCGTTGGATATGATTGACGGCGTATACGAACAGGTGCGGCGTCATCCCGAAAGTTTGCAGATGGCCTACACCGTGGCGGACATTCGACGCATTCATCGCTCCAAAAAGATCGCCGCATTGATGGGGATCGAAGGCGGCCACGCCATCGAAGACAGTCTGTCGGCGCTTCGCCAGTTTTACAAACTTGGTGTTCGCTATATGACACTGACGCATACGAATACAAATAATTGGGCAGATTCCGCCGGAGGAATTGGCAATCCGCCGGAAAAACGACACGGTGGTTTGAGCGATTTTGGCCGTGAAGTCATCGCCGAAATGAACCGCCTGGGGATGATGGTAGACATCTCTCACGTCGGAGATGAGACGTTCTGGGATGTGATCGAAGTGACAAAATCCCCGGTTATCGCTTCACATTCTTCCTGTCGTGCGTTGACCAACGTGCCGCGAAATCTGACGGATGACATGTTAAAAGCCGTGGCCAAAAACGGCGGTGTGGTGATGATCAATTTCTACAACGGATTCATCAACACAGAATACGCCAAACCCGGCGATCCCGTGCCGACCAAAACCGCGGAAACCGCCACGCTTGATATGTTGATGGAGCATTTCGATCACGCCATTAAAGTCGCCGGGATTGACCACGTCGGGATCGGATCGGATTTTGACGGTGTAGATGGCATGCTGCCGCCAGGAATGGAAGATGTATCGAAACTGCCAACGATCGCGTACGAATTGCTCAAGCGCGGTTATTCTGACGCGGATGTGAAGAAAGTTCTTGGTGAAAATCTGTTGCGAGTAATGGCGGACAACGAACGCGTCGCCAAAAAGCTTCAGACTTCCGGCAAGGTTCCATCTTTCATGAAGATCAATTCACCGGTTCCCCAACACTAATCCCTTCCCCATCGCTGTGGCAGTTGAAATCATTTAGCGCCGGATCAAAAACTGCCACAGCCTTCCAAACTCCTCGAACACTCTCGCCTAAAATCCCCACGCACCCTTACATTGAATTCACCAATCAAGACGGTCTATGTCTAATCGATTCTTACTATTTCTTGCCATGATGATTTGCGCTTATGCTTTTAGCCAGGACATCTTGGCGCAAGACTCGCGGTTTTATGTCCAGCGTCAACGAATCAACGAAAAAGCCAATCTGTTGACCATCTTTGGCAAACTCGATTCGCCGAATGAGGACATTCCCTTGGTGAGTGTCTTGTTTGAAACCCAGGGCGATGACAATCCGTCGAACGATCGTCCGCGTTATCTCTGGTCTTTGACGTACGCTCCACCGACCGTCAAGCAACGAGTCGCAGCGGCAATTCCATTTTTTTATCACCGCTCAACAAGCAAACAGGTTTGGAAAAACAAACAAGCGCCTCCGCCGATTTTCGACTTCAAAGCTTCGCGCTGGCGCACAATTGCTCGCGGTTTATGGCGCCTCGCCCAACTTTCTTTGATTGACGATCAGGGATTTCTGTTTCGCGCCGTGCCGCGCAGTTATGGCCGCAACGCCCGGGACCACCGACAAGGTCACCTGCAACGCACGCTCACGATTCTTTACTCACTGGAATCGAACGGCGAAGTTGAATCTGCAATTCCCACTGCCCAGCTTCAGGAATTACGAGCGCGACTGGCAATCAGCGGCGGTTGGTTCAACGGTTTGATCAAACGCGAAGCCCTGTCAAAAGTCGCTCAGAAAAATCGCAGCCATTGGGAACAGGCCCGCGGGCGCAACTGGGAGTTGTTGCGACAACGCGCAGAAGCCGAGGGTTTGTATTTTGAACCGTTGATATTTACTGATGGCGCTCCGACGCACGCCATTTTGTGGGTTGCGCGGCAGGATTTACGTAACCAAGCAAACCGCAAATTCGACAATCGCTTTTTGAATATCGCCAACCCTTACGATGACAAACGACTGCTTGAATGGAACGGTTATGTTGACGTTCGCTGGCTGGACGAAAACAACCGCCAGGTTGAACCTGATACTTCGGGCGCAAATCGCATCGAATTGATTCCTTTGGCACTTTATGGATTGGATCATCCGCGTATTCCCATTCTGCTGATTGATTTTCGCGATGAATCAAATGCCAAAGTCCGCGAAATTTCCCGGCGTGTGACGGATGATCTGGCGCATACGGTATTTCGCATCTCGCCGGCGCGTAACTTTTCGTTTTGGGCAGTGAAAAAAACTTTTGACCTGATGACAAAACGGCTTGGAAACGATTTCAACCAACCCTCTCGCTTGAAAAGTTATGCTGAACTGGATTTGCTGTTGATGCTGGACGATTCGATTGCCCCACCACTGCGCGCCGAACTGATGAAAGGATTGCGCGGGATGACAATCAACCCGATGGAAAATAGTTTGCGAATGGATACCCGTCTGGCGCATGCCAATTACGAAGCTTTGCTGAAAAGCTTGAGAAAATAGTGATGAGAAATTTTCGCAATTTCGCGCTCAGGCGGCAGGCTTTGCTGAGCGGTTTTTCTGTCTTACTGGTAGTTGTTTTTCAACTTGCTGCGTTTGCCCAAGCCAAACGCATCGTCGTCATCAAAGCCGACGGTTTGTCTTACGACCACATCGAACGCTTTGTTGCGGAGCGAGATTCGGCAACCGGCGAAAGTTTGCTGCCTGCTATCAAACGCATCTTTTACGACAACGGAGCGAGATTGCAGAACTTTTACGTGCGAGGCATTTCGCTTTCCGCGCCATCCTGGTCGTTGCTGGATACGGGGCAGCATCTGCAAATTAAAGGCAATGTCGAATACGACCGTTACACTTTGAGAACTTACGATTACCTGAACTTCTTTCCGTTTTACTTTGGCTATTTGCGCTTTCAGCAAGTGGATAAAATCGGCACGGAAGTAATGGACAGCGTGGGCATTCCGCTGCTTTTCGACGCTTTCGATTACCGTCAGAGATATCAAAGCTATCAATTGTTTCAGCGCGCCGCGCGTTGGACGACGATGCTTGATGCGCCGAAGTCATATTTTGCCGAAAAGCCTTTGCGCGACCTGGCTGGCGAATGGTCAGGTGGGATAGATTTTCGCGGAGCAATAACCGAACAGTACGAGCGCGACGTGATCCAGAGATTGAACGATCCGAACATCAAATATCTGGACATCTTTACCGCCGAATTCGATCACGTAGCGCACCTGCACCGCGACCGTGCCAGTTTGCTTGCCGCGCTGCAAAATATTGACG is drawn from Acidobacteriota bacterium and contains these coding sequences:
- a CDS encoding HU family DNA-binding protein, with amino-acid sequence MAAKLMTKSQMAAHLADKFGMSKKAANEVLDEVAAVAVAQTKKAGAFTLPGIGKLVKAHRKARKGRNPATGAEIKIPAKTVVKFRVAKACKDAIVPPKK
- the lnt gene encoding apolipoprotein N-acyltransferase — protein: MKKPSFAANSLLRHSIFAVMTAVLLVLSFPNFGLDFLAWVALAPLLSVLAQGVSLRRAAWLGWLAGVLFTFFAENWIAHSMVYFGGMATVIAYAVAFLFASVLALFPAMFAVTISFFVNRFGRFGWASIAAAPFVWVATEWLRPIVTGVTWNDLGVSQVNHFFIARLSQYGGVYLLSAELVAVSTLLVLSLRLKEQGVSRMVALLVVLCGAALLLPTANSESNISRIASVSVIGVQPNLPPDSDQLPETFERDLQTNINLTKEAVARTPNKAADLVIWAESPLALFYETDSALRERLDTLASETGSYLILNTITRDDWRYYNSIHVLKPNKSSVAFPNQPVVNPMKRYDKIRLVPFGEYIPFRSVLGKTVEAFATSGVGGFTPGTVPVVNTLRLSTEREGLINNSDSAKAGAIERTTNFARVGAFICYEAAYPDLVRSFVKNGATLLVNVSNDAWFGSTAGARQHLAHARLRAIENGRDLIRVTNSGVSALLTADGQVVDPLPSFQTKTQHWQAQLRRGQTFYTTHGNWFAIGSFVMILLIVALCIVKKF
- a CDS encoding SPOR domain-containing protein is translated as MAFFSLALLCSLYFASGILVTYISSSAAQLEMSKDGTGFTVQVPGFQSIPTAERLASELKNQHNVATEISSDSTSSGYVVKIGPLTKLEGADYLRDELHKSGYTVVKIVQNCAPGIADCNPTQLPANSNLPAGKGK
- a CDS encoding dipeptidase → MVNAQHKSSRSRKSSTLQNKKSVSGNDSEARLRKRADRLHHASIVVDTHNDITSPITDENFDMRERDTTGKIQTDIPRMKAGGLGAEFFSIYVAAKYAKEGGAARRALDMIDGVYEQVRRHPESLQMAYTVADIRRIHRSKKIAALMGIEGGHAIEDSLSALRQFYKLGVRYMTLTHTNTNNWADSAGGIGNPPEKRHGGLSDFGREVIAEMNRLGMMVDISHVGDETFWDVIEVTKSPVIASHSSCRALTNVPRNLTDDMLKAVAKNGGVVMINFYNGFINTEYAKPGDPVPTKTAETATLDMLMEHFDHAIKVAGIDHVGIGSDFDGVDGMLPPGMEDVSKLPTIAYELLKRGYSDADVKKVLGENLLRVMADNERVAKKLQTSGKVPSFMKINSPVPQH